The following are encoded together in the Pleurocapsa sp. FMAR1 genome:
- the dndE gene encoding DNA sulfur modification protein DndE → MENPIERVRLSSSAEDQLVKLKRNTKIKQWNILCRWAFCRSLAEPSVPSPVPIKTDSKVEIAWNVFGGEIADILLIALKQRCHQDGLKTDADTLKQQFVLHLHRGIGYLAGNSQIKQIEDLVELVENK, encoded by the coding sequence ATGGAAAATCCGATCGAGAGAGTTCGCCTTTCTAGCAGTGCCGAAGATCAGCTAGTTAAACTAAAGCGCAATACGAAAATAAAACAGTGGAATATTCTTTGTCGCTGGGCTTTTTGCCGTTCTTTGGCTGAACCAAGCGTTCCTTCTCCTGTGCCAATTAAAACTGATAGTAAAGTAGAAATAGCCTGGAATGTTTTTGGCGGAGAAATAGCAGATATTTTATTAATTGCCTTGAAACAAAGATGTCATCAAGATGGGTTGAAAACAGATGCCGATACGTTGAAACAGCAGTTTGTTTTACATCTTCATCGTGGTATTGGTTATCTAGCTGGAAATAGTCAGATTAAACAGATAGAAGATTTGGTCGAGCTTGTTGAGAACAAGTAG
- a CDS encoding calcium-binding protein: MATLIESIHSNNIMLGSSGNDTLWAGRGDDLVYGYAGNDKLTGHLGNDTLLGGEGDDSIYGGEGNDSMVGGAGNDSIWDGIGDDFLDGGNGNDRLDAYIGNDTLIGGNGDDLLMGGEDVAWAPGKDWGPDRDVLDGGAGNDTLSGGADDDLLYGGSGHDRLGGTSGNDTLFGDTGMDSLYGGVGDDLMFGGADNDRFWGNEGNDRMSGDNGHDNLLGGDGNDILIGGNGKDTLDGGSGSDIYVLEYNSGKDLILGFQDGVDRLGLSKGLSFTDLTFVSIGNVNGTNILKDGELLATLYGAKPDLLDQSDFVTEGFDKNSWS, from the coding sequence ATGGCTACTTTAATAGAATCAATTCATAGCAACAATATTATGCTTGGAAGTTCTGGTAATGATACCTTATGGGCTGGTAGGGGGGATGACCTCGTGTATGGTTATGCAGGGAACGATAAGTTGACTGGTCATTTGGGCAACGATACGCTGCTGGGGGGTGAAGGCGACGATAGTATCTATGGCGGTGAAGGCAACGATAGTATGGTTGGGGGCGCGGGAAATGACTCTATATGGGATGGTATTGGAGATGATTTCTTAGATGGTGGTAACGGTAATGATAGGTTAGATGCTTACATAGGAAACGATACACTAATTGGTGGTAATGGCGACGATTTACTGATGGGTGGTGAAGATGTCGCTTGGGCGCCTGGCAAAGATTGGGGTCCCGATCGAGATGTTTTAGATGGTGGTGCAGGCAATGATACCTTATCTGGTGGAGCCGATGATGACTTGCTTTATGGTGGATCTGGTCACGATCGATTGGGGGGAACTTCAGGAAATGATACGCTATTTGGTGATACAGGTATGGATAGTCTTTACGGTGGTGTAGGAGACGATCTTATGTTTGGAGGTGCTGATAATGATCGATTCTGGGGTAACGAAGGCAACGATAGAATGTCAGGAGATAACGGTCATGACAATCTGCTCGGTGGAGACGGTAATGACATCCTCATTGGTGGAAATGGTAAAGACACGTTAGATGGAGGTTCAGGCTCTGATATTTATGTATTAGAGTACAATAGCGGTAAAGATCTTATACTGGGTTTCCAAGATGGGGTAGATCGTCTGGGTTTATCTAAAGGATTAAGCTTTACTGACTTGACTTTTGTCTCCATAGGAAACGTTAACGGAACAAATATACTAAAAGATGGAGAGCTTTTAGCCACCTTATACGGTGCTAAACCTGACTTGCTCGATCAAAGTGATTTCGTTACAGAAGGATTTGACAAAAATTCATGGAGCTAA
- a CDS encoding VOC family protein, which translates to MKFNFSYTRLYVNDYDTCLQFYRDVLGLEVVFISEVDRYVELTNGTTKLTIMCRGKLKEYFGSRTLVSFEQKGDAIALSFGVKDVDEALEYLKSKNVEVVSSSWNFADWGVKLALVRDPEGNLVELLQAGEMVGAE; encoded by the coding sequence ATGAAATTTAATTTTTCCTATACCAGACTGTATGTCAACGATTATGATACTTGTTTACAGTTTTATCGAGATGTGTTGGGGCTAGAGGTTGTTTTTATTTCTGAGGTCGATCGCTATGTTGAATTAACCAATGGCACAACCAAACTTACTATCATGTGTCGCGGTAAACTCAAAGAATACTTCGGCAGCCGAACCCTTGTTTCTTTTGAGCAAAAAGGTGATGCGATCGCCTTAAGTTTTGGAGTCAAAGACGTAGATGAAGCCTTGGAGTATTTAAAGAGTAAAAATGTGGAAGTTGTCTCTTCATCCTGGAACTTTGCCGATTGGGGAGTGAAGCTAGCTTTGGTAAGAGATCCTGAAGGAAATTTAGTAGAGCTACTTCAAGCTGGAGAAATGGTTGGTGCAGAGTAA
- a CDS encoding DinB family protein, whose amino-acid sequence MNNENWYNLQLMSQYNQWMNQKIYQAAQQLGNEASQQDQRAFFGSIFGTLNHIWVADIIWLRRFSQHPQQYSSLSSLPKLSSYTALDQLVANDIETLNKLRQELDRTIIQWCEKIAPADLEHSLEYFDTKENLYNKNFGLLLQHFFNHQTHHRGQVSTLIVQQGVDVGVTDLLKLIP is encoded by the coding sequence TTGAACAATGAGAATTGGTACAACTTGCAGTTGATGAGCCAATACAACCAGTGGATGAACCAAAAAATATATCAGGCTGCTCAACAATTAGGGAATGAGGCAAGTCAGCAAGATCAAAGAGCATTTTTTGGCTCAATTTTTGGCACGCTCAATCATATTTGGGTGGCAGATATTATTTGGCTGAGAAGATTTTCTCAACATCCTCAGCAATATTCAAGTTTGAGCAGTTTACCAAAATTATCTAGCTATACAGCGTTAGATCAGTTGGTAGCTAACGATATCGAGACGCTAAACAAATTAAGACAAGAACTGGATCGGACTATTATTCAATGGTGTGAGAAAATTGCACCAGCAGATTTGGAACATAGTCTTGAATACTTTGATACTAAAGAAAATCTATATAATAAAAACTTTGGTCTGTTGCTCCAGCATTTTTTCAACCATCAAACTCATCATAGAGGACAAGTTTCTACTTTGATCGTTCAGCAGGGAGTTGATGTAGGGGTTACGGATTTACTGAAACTTATTCCCTAA
- a CDS encoding DoxX family protein: MITNLILENKQTLKGVFAVCMIVAGITHFIAPHTYVKIVPPQLPYPEAIVYISGFFEILGGIGLLIPLVSQAAAWGLVLLLIAVYPANINMAVNNIHLDNVPDGNWFQAIRLPFQFVLIAWAYWYTRSDAKSDVYD; the protein is encoded by the coding sequence ATGATTACGAATTTAATTTTAGAAAATAAACAAACCTTAAAAGGAGTATTCGCCGTTTGTATGATTGTGGCAGGAATTACTCATTTCATCGCTCCCCATACTTACGTCAAGATTGTGCCACCACAGCTACCCTATCCCGAAGCTATTGTCTATATCAGCGGCTTTTTTGAAATCTTAGGCGGTATTGGTTTATTAATTCCTTTGGTTAGTCAAGCTGCTGCTTGGGGTTTAGTATTGCTGCTGATTGCGGTTTATCCAGCTAATATAAATATGGCGGTTAACAATATCCATCTTGATAATGTTCCTGATGGTAATTGGTTTCAGGCAATTAGGCTGCCGTTTCAATTTGTACTCATTGCTTGGGCATATTGGTATACAAGATCGGATGCCAAAAGCGATGTCTATGACTAG
- a CDS encoding ion channel, whose amino-acid sequence MCASSQNPRRRKRITKNERISSRRAAKFPINYRDGRIDIPGVDSWHSYWREPYYLMLTVPWWIFFLLTAIAYCGVNALFALGYLLGGDCIAHADSGSFSDAFFFSVQTLASLGYGAMYPNTFYADILVTIEAWVGIISIAVMTGLVFSKFSRPTARVIFSKVAIVNAHNGIPQLS is encoded by the coding sequence ATGTGTGCCTCGTCACAAAACCCCAGACGCAGAAAACGTATTACTAAAAATGAACGTATATCTAGTCGTCGTGCTGCTAAATTCCCAATCAACTATCGTGATGGACGCATCGACATTCCTGGTGTAGATAGCTGGCATAGTTATTGGCGAGAGCCTTATTATTTAATGCTGACTGTACCTTGGTGGATATTCTTTTTATTGACTGCGATCGCCTACTGTGGAGTTAATGCCCTTTTTGCTTTAGGTTATTTATTAGGAGGTGACTGTATTGCCCATGCTGATTCTGGCTCATTTAGTGATGCCTTTTTCTTTAGCGTCCAAACGCTGGCTTCTCTCGGTTATGGAGCAATGTATCCTAATACCTTCTACGCAGATATATTAGTAACCATAGAAGCTTGGGTGGGAATTATTAGTATTGCCGTAATGACAGGATTAGTTTTTTCTAAGTTTTCCCGACCTACCGCTAGGGTGATATTTAGCAAAGTAGCCATTGTTAACGCGCATAATGGTATACCTCAACTATCGTGA
- a CDS encoding alpha-D-glucose phosphate-specific phosphoglucomutase, whose protein sequence is MNINTVSTTPFADQKPGTSGLRKSVQAFQQPHYLENFVQSIFNSLDDCKGQTIVLGGDGRYYNREAIQIIMKMAAANGVGRILVGKAGIMSTPAASAIIRQYKAYGGIILSASHNPGGPKGDFGIKYNITSGGPAPEKVTEAIFEHSKKIDSYKILEANDINIDKLTVTRLGEMSVEVIDPVEPYARLMESLFDFDRIRQLIKNDFRMCIDSMHAVTGTYAKDIFEKRLSAESGTVQNGVPLEDFGGGHPDPNLVYAHDLVEIMFSPDAPDFGAASDGDGDRNMILGNNFFVTPSDSLAVLTANATLVPGYKDGLSGVARSMPTSEAVDRVADKLNISCYETPTGWKFFGNLLDANKATLCGEESFGTGSNHVREKDGLWAVLFWLNILAVKGESVEAIVKDHWKTYGRNFYSRHDYEEVDKEPATELMERLRDMVGTMAGKKFGSYEVKYADDFSYTDPVDHSVSKNQGIRIGFTDGSRIVFRLSGTGTKGATLRLYVESYEPDASKHNLDTQEALKPLIDLAQEIAQIKEYTQRDEPTVIT, encoded by the coding sequence ATGAACATTAATACTGTCTCCACAACTCCTTTTGCGGATCAAAAGCCAGGAACATCAGGATTACGTAAATCTGTCCAAGCTTTTCAACAGCCTCACTATTTAGAAAATTTTGTGCAATCAATTTTTAATTCTTTAGATGATTGTAAGGGTCAAACAATAGTTTTGGGTGGCGATGGTCGTTATTACAACCGTGAAGCGATCCAAATCATTATGAAAATGGCTGCTGCCAACGGAGTTGGGCGCATTTTAGTAGGGAAAGCAGGGATAATGTCTACTCCTGCTGCTTCGGCAATTATTCGTCAATATAAGGCTTATGGCGGTATTATTCTTTCTGCTAGCCATAATCCAGGCGGTCCGAAGGGAGATTTTGGCATTAAGTACAATATTACCAGCGGCGGCCCTGCACCTGAAAAAGTTACGGAGGCGATCTTTGAGCATTCTAAAAAGATTGACAGCTACAAGATCTTAGAAGCGAATGACATTAATATAGATAAACTAACGGTGACTCGCTTGGGAGAAATGAGCGTTGAAGTTATCGACCCAGTTGAGCCTTATGCGCGCCTGATGGAGTCTCTATTTGATTTCGATCGCATTCGTCAGCTAATTAAAAATGACTTTAGAATGTGTATTGATTCGATGCACGCCGTTACAGGGACTTACGCTAAAGATATCTTTGAAAAGCGTTTGAGTGCAGAGTCTGGAACAGTGCAAAATGGCGTTCCCTTAGAAGACTTTGGCGGTGGACATCCTGACCCCAATTTAGTTTATGCCCATGACTTAGTAGAGATCATGTTTAGCCCAGATGCGCCTGATTTTGGTGCAGCTTCCGATGGAGATGGCGATCGCAATATGATCTTAGGCAATAACTTTTTTGTGACTCCTAGCGACAGTCTGGCGGTATTAACAGCTAATGCCACCTTAGTTCCAGGATACAAGGACGGTTTGTCTGGGGTTGCTCGCAGTATGCCTACTAGTGAAGCAGTAGATCGAGTTGCAGACAAGCTCAATATTAGCTGCTATGAGACTCCTACAGGCTGGAAGTTCTTTGGTAACTTACTCGATGCCAACAAGGCAACTCTCTGTGGAGAAGAAAGCTTTGGTACTGGCTCAAACCATGTACGGGAAAAAGACGGACTATGGGCAGTACTGTTCTGGTTAAACATTTTAGCGGTAAAAGGAGAATCCGTAGAGGCGATTGTCAAAGATCACTGGAAAACCTATGGACGTAATTTTTATTCCCGTCATGACTACGAAGAAGTAGACAAAGAACCTGCAACAGAACTCATGGAACGCTTACGAGATATGGTAGGTACAATGGCTGGTAAAAAGTTTGGCAGCTACGAAGTAAAATATGCCGATGACTTTAGCTATACTGACCCTGTAGATCACAGCGTCAGTAAAAATCAAGGTATTCGCATCGGCTTTACCGATGGTTCGCGTATTGTATTCCGTCTGTCTGGGACAGGAACAAAAGGAGCAACTTTAAGGCTGTATGTCGAAAGTTATGAACCCGATGCCAGTAAACATAATTTGGATACTCAAGAAGCTTTAAAACCGTTGATCGATCTAGCTCAAGAGATTGCTCAGATTAAGGAATATACGCAACGTGACGAACCTACTGTAATTACATAA